A genomic segment from Odontesthes bonariensis isolate fOdoBon6 chromosome 8, fOdoBon6.hap1, whole genome shotgun sequence encodes:
- the foxm1 gene encoding forkhead box protein M1 isoform X2: MRRSPRRPLILKRRKLPFQLNEPAPADTHSQPDAPGSKDPTKATASQCFPDGIRIMDHPSMSDTQVVVIPKTADLQSVIGALTAKGKGCGVQGPNKFILLSESGSQDDGSTCETAAGGKSSSSGTVGQPDKGATMHNSPDAKPLTGVKPLNKDANCGPLDDSLTNIQWLGRMSTCALEPEQAKQMTNKENQIPASQTLQAHSTYTNAEAAQQPVLERPPYSYMAMIQFAINSRKNRRMTLKEIYMWIEDNFPYYKDVAKPGWKNSIRHNLSLHDMFIRETSPDGKISFWTIRPDANRCLTLDQVYRPDCDQKTPLVPGPMLLLPHQQKRMIPDARKPPTSSERRMKPLLPRTDSYLVPIQIPVASPLYLPSVPASFTSICTQQKRNTSRGTKRVRIAPKVTQSDIPAVAVSPHSTDLKVEVKEELVCIPIGCETPKAPPKRQASSSRRKQRLVHSLHEEPVLLCPDNTFFDSGVASDASTFHDVRDAELDEHQRGQDSPDREFSFKTPIKGSGHLTSSTPSKPTCNVVNELWKVTPVSKGSQSVLDVSPIRTPGGPAVTPRHDYTTFSFSSTPFKDLPLFNSPRELLTSAPSRVAGAAESPVKHLPSSCSRELLQGGASAPANRSITEGLVLDTMNDSLSKILVDISFSGLDDEDLGTANISWSEFLNQFK, encoded by the exons ATGAGACGGAGCCCAAGGAGACCCCTGATCctcaaaagaagaaaactaCCATTTCAGCTAAATGAACCAGCACCGGCTGACACGCACAGCCAGCCTGATGCACCAGGCTCCAAAGACCCTACAAAAGCAACTGCCAGTCAGTGCTTCCCCGATGGTATCCGCATTATGGATCACCCTTCAATGTCTGACACTCAGGTGGTTGTCATTCCCAAAACGGCTGATCTTCAAAGTGTCATTGGTGCCCTCACTGCAAAAGGCAAAGGGTGTGGTGTCCAGGGCCCAAACAAGTTCATCCTTCTAAGTGAGAGTGGCAGCCAGGATGATGGATCTACTTGTGAGACTGCTGCTGGAGGAAAATCCAGTTCTAGTGGAACAGTTGGGCAACCAGATAAAGGAGCAACTATGCACAACTCCCCTGACGCCAAACCTCTCACTGGAGTCAAACCAT TGAATAAGGATGCAAATTGTGGTCCTTTAGATGACAGCCTCACCAATATCCAGTGGCTGGGCAGAATGAGCACATGTGCCTTAGAACCAGAACAGGCAAAGCAGATGACCAACAAGGAGAACCAAATTCCAGCATCACAGACTCTACAG GCACACAGTACATATACCAATGCAGAAGCTGCCCAGCAACCCGTGTTAGAGAGGCCACCATATTCCTACATGGCCATGATCCAGTTTGCAATAAACAGTAGGAAGAACAGGAGAATGACGCTGAAAGAGATTTACATGTGGATTGAGGACAACTTTCCTTACTATAAAGATGTGGCCAAACCAGGATGGAAG AATTCTATCCGCCATAACCTCTCTCTGCACGACATGTTCATCCGTGAGACGTCGCCAGACGGCAAGATTTCTTTCTGGACTATCCGGCCTGACGCCAATCGATGCCTCACTCTTGATCAGGTGTACAGG CCTGATTGTGACCAAAAGACACCTCTCGTTCCCGGGCCAATGCTTTTATTACCTCACCAA CAAAAGAGGATGATTCCCGATGCGAGAAAACCACCAACCAGCTCTG AGAGAAGGATGAAACCTCTTCTCCCTCGAACCGACTCCTACTTGGTTCCCATCCAAATCCCCGTTGCCTCCCCCTTGTATCTACCATCTGTGCCTGCCTCCTTTACCTCCATTTGCACCCAGCAGAAACGGAACACTTCACGAGGAACCAAGAGAGTTCGCATAGCTCCTAAG GTGACACAAAGCGACATCCCAGCTGTGGCTGTGTctcctcacagcactgacctgaaggtggaggtgaaggagGAACTTGTATGCATTCCAATTGGATGTGAGACTCCTAAAGCTCCTCCAAAGAGACAAGCCAGCAGCTCCCGACGCAAACAGCGCCTCGTTCACTCTCTGCACGAGGAGCCAGTTCTCCTCTGCCCAGATAATACTTTCTTTGACTCTGGCGTAGCGTCTGATGCTTCGACATTCCACGACGTTCGAGACGCTGAGCTCGATGAGCACCAGCGTGGGCAAGACAGCCCTGACCGGGAGTTCTCCTTCAAGACCCCTATAAAAGGTAGCGGCCACCTGACCTCCTCCACCCCGAGCAAGCCCACTTGTAATGTTGTTAATGAGCTTTGGAAAGTGACCCCTGTGAGTAAAGGGAGCCAAAGTGTTCTGGATGTCAGCCCTATTCGCACACCAGGCGGTCCTGCAGTCACCCCCCGGCACGACTACACCACCTTCAGTTTCAGCAGCACTCCCTTCAAAGACCTGCCTCTGTTTAACTCACCCAGGGAGCTGCTCACATCGGCTCCCTCCAGAGTCGCCGGAGCAGCAGAGTCGCCTGTCAAACACCTCCCGAGCAGCTGCTCCAGAGAGCTGCTGCAGGGAGGAGCCAGCGCCCCAGCCAACCGCTCCATCACGGAGGGCCTCGTCCTGGATACCATGAACGACAGCCTGAGCAAGATTCTGGTGGACATTAGCTTCTCTGGTCTGGACGATGAGGACCTCGGCACAGCCAACATCAGCTGGTCTGAATTCCTCAATCAGTTTAAGTAG
- the LOC142385234 gene encoding cystine/glutamate transporter isoform X1, with translation MEDTQRKKEQEGEKADVEVVHLRREIGLLPAASFIIGTVVGSGIFIAPKGVLMNSGSVGLSLLVWALCGILSLFGALCYAELGTTFTKSGGHYTYLLETLGPLPAFLRLWVEFLFIRPAVASYVSLAFGRYVVEPFFAPCAAPTVLIKLVSILGVTFVVAINCWSVSMASRTQVTLTFIKMFALVLIIIPGIIALAKGKTENFQNGFEVDSLKLDRLPLAFYNGLYAYGGWFYLNFVTEEVINPNRNLPLAIICSMVAVTVFYVLVNVAYYTMMTPAELLLSDAVAVTFANRALQGMASVIPILVALSCLGALNGGFFGSPRMLFVGAREGHWPQIFSMIHIRRHTPLPAVLFLYPLVVLMLITGEIYQLINFASFSRWFFIALATLGMLIHRYRFPHHPRPFKVPLVIAVTFTVVCFFIVGLSLYSDPWNTGQSCALTLTGVPVYYVTIYRFRLPRRWRHIFNYCSKQLQILLEVARQEVQTY, from the exons ATGGAGGATacacagagaaagaaagagcaAGAGGGCGAGAAGGCAGATGTGGAGGTGGTGCACCTTCGAAGGGAGATCGGGCTGCTGCCTGCTGCGTCCTTCATCATCGGGACAGTGGTGGGCAGTGGGATCTTCATCGCTCCAAAGGGAGTCTTGATGAACAGTGGCAGTGTGGGGCTTTCTCTGCTGGTGTGGGCGCTGTGTGGCATCCTCTCTTTGTTTG GGGCCCTGTGCTATGCTGAACTGGGTACCACTTTTACAAAATCCGGGGGCCACTACACTTACCTCCTGGAGACACTGGGGCCCCTTCCTGCTTTTCTGCGACTCTGGGTTGAGTTCTTGTTCATCAG ACCAGCTGTGGCTTCTTATGTGTCCCTGGCTTTTGGGCGTTATGTGGTCGAGCCGTTCTTTGCACCCTGTGCTGCTCCCACGGTGCTCATCAAACTCGTCAGTATCCTCGGAGTGA CGTTTGTTGTAGCAATCAACTGCTGGAGTGTGAGCATGGCCTCTCGCACTCAGGTTACTTTGACCTTTATTAAGATGTTTGCTCTGGTCCTCATCATCATTCCTGGTATCATTGCACTGGCCAAAG GAAAGACAGAAAATTTCCAGAACGGTTTTGAGGTTGACTCATTAAAACTGGACAGGTTGCCACTGGCCTTCTATAACGGCCTATATGCTTATGGTGGATG gTTTTATCTGAACTTTGTCACAGAGGAGGTTATAAACCCAAACAG AAACCTCCCGCTGGCAATAATCTGCTCCATGGTGGCAGTGACAGTCTTCTATGTGCTTGTTAATGTGGCCTACTACACCATGATGACAcctgctgagctgctgctgtccGATGCTGTGGCCGTG ACGTTTGCCAATCGTGCTCTTCAGGGAATGGCCTCTGTAATTCCCATTCTCGTGGCCTTATCTTGCCTCGGAGCGCTTAACGGTGGCTTCTTTGGGTCACCCAG GATGCTGTTTGTGGGCGCCAGGGAGGGCCACTGGCCACAGATCTTCTCCATGATTCATATCCGCAGACACACACCTTTACCTGCTGTGCTTTTCCTG TACCCTCTGGTGGTGTTGATGCTTATCACCGGAGAGATCTACCAACTCATCAACTTTGCCTCCTTTTCTCGCTGGTTTTTCATCGCCTTGGCAACCTTAGGCATGCTCATCCACAGATATCGTTTCCCTCATCACCCAAGGCCTTTCAAG GTGCCCTTGGTCATCGCCGTCACCTTCACAGTGGTTTGCTTCTTCATCGTGGGGCTCTCGCTTTACTCGGACCCCTGGAACACAGGACAAAGCTGCGCTCTCACTCTGACCGGGGTGCCAGTTTACTATGTGACCATCTATCGCTTTCGGCTGCCCCGGAGGTGGAGGCACATTTTCA ACTATTGCAGCAAGCAGCTGCAGATCCTTCTGGAAGTGGCTCGACAGGAAGTCCAGACGTACTGA
- the foxm1 gene encoding forkhead box protein M1 isoform X1, with product MRRSPRRPLILKRRKLPFQLNEPAPADTHSQPDAPGSKDPTKATASQCFPDGIRIMDHPSMSDTQVVVIPKTADLQSVIGALTAKGKGCGVQGPNKFILLSESGSQDDGSTCETAAGGKSSSSGTVGQPDKGATMHNSPDAKPLTGVKPLNKDANCGPLDDSLTNIQWLGRMSTCALEPEQAKQMTNKENQIPASQTLQAHSTYTNAEAAQQPVLERPPYSYMAMIQFAINSRKNRRMTLKEIYMWIEDNFPYYKDVAKPGWKNSIRHNLSLHDMFIRETSPDGKISFWTIRPDANRCLTLDQVYRPDCDQKTPLVPGPMLLLPHQQQKRMIPDARKPPTSSERRMKPLLPRTDSYLVPIQIPVASPLYLPSVPASFTSICTQQKRNTSRGTKRVRIAPKVTQSDIPAVAVSPHSTDLKVEVKEELVCIPIGCETPKAPPKRQASSSRRKQRLVHSLHEEPVLLCPDNTFFDSGVASDASTFHDVRDAELDEHQRGQDSPDREFSFKTPIKGSGHLTSSTPSKPTCNVVNELWKVTPVSKGSQSVLDVSPIRTPGGPAVTPRHDYTTFSFSSTPFKDLPLFNSPRELLTSAPSRVAGAAESPVKHLPSSCSRELLQGGASAPANRSITEGLVLDTMNDSLSKILVDISFSGLDDEDLGTANISWSEFLNQFK from the exons ATGAGACGGAGCCCAAGGAGACCCCTGATCctcaaaagaagaaaactaCCATTTCAGCTAAATGAACCAGCACCGGCTGACACGCACAGCCAGCCTGATGCACCAGGCTCCAAAGACCCTACAAAAGCAACTGCCAGTCAGTGCTTCCCCGATGGTATCCGCATTATGGATCACCCTTCAATGTCTGACACTCAGGTGGTTGTCATTCCCAAAACGGCTGATCTTCAAAGTGTCATTGGTGCCCTCACTGCAAAAGGCAAAGGGTGTGGTGTCCAGGGCCCAAACAAGTTCATCCTTCTAAGTGAGAGTGGCAGCCAGGATGATGGATCTACTTGTGAGACTGCTGCTGGAGGAAAATCCAGTTCTAGTGGAACAGTTGGGCAACCAGATAAAGGAGCAACTATGCACAACTCCCCTGACGCCAAACCTCTCACTGGAGTCAAACCAT TGAATAAGGATGCAAATTGTGGTCCTTTAGATGACAGCCTCACCAATATCCAGTGGCTGGGCAGAATGAGCACATGTGCCTTAGAACCAGAACAGGCAAAGCAGATGACCAACAAGGAGAACCAAATTCCAGCATCACAGACTCTACAG GCACACAGTACATATACCAATGCAGAAGCTGCCCAGCAACCCGTGTTAGAGAGGCCACCATATTCCTACATGGCCATGATCCAGTTTGCAATAAACAGTAGGAAGAACAGGAGAATGACGCTGAAAGAGATTTACATGTGGATTGAGGACAACTTTCCTTACTATAAAGATGTGGCCAAACCAGGATGGAAG AATTCTATCCGCCATAACCTCTCTCTGCACGACATGTTCATCCGTGAGACGTCGCCAGACGGCAAGATTTCTTTCTGGACTATCCGGCCTGACGCCAATCGATGCCTCACTCTTGATCAGGTGTACAGG CCTGATTGTGACCAAAAGACACCTCTCGTTCCCGGGCCAATGCTTTTATTACCTCACCAA caGCAAAAGAGGATGATTCCCGATGCGAGAAAACCACCAACCAGCTCTG AGAGAAGGATGAAACCTCTTCTCCCTCGAACCGACTCCTACTTGGTTCCCATCCAAATCCCCGTTGCCTCCCCCTTGTATCTACCATCTGTGCCTGCCTCCTTTACCTCCATTTGCACCCAGCAGAAACGGAACACTTCACGAGGAACCAAGAGAGTTCGCATAGCTCCTAAG GTGACACAAAGCGACATCCCAGCTGTGGCTGTGTctcctcacagcactgacctgaaggtggaggtgaaggagGAACTTGTATGCATTCCAATTGGATGTGAGACTCCTAAAGCTCCTCCAAAGAGACAAGCCAGCAGCTCCCGACGCAAACAGCGCCTCGTTCACTCTCTGCACGAGGAGCCAGTTCTCCTCTGCCCAGATAATACTTTCTTTGACTCTGGCGTAGCGTCTGATGCTTCGACATTCCACGACGTTCGAGACGCTGAGCTCGATGAGCACCAGCGTGGGCAAGACAGCCCTGACCGGGAGTTCTCCTTCAAGACCCCTATAAAAGGTAGCGGCCACCTGACCTCCTCCACCCCGAGCAAGCCCACTTGTAATGTTGTTAATGAGCTTTGGAAAGTGACCCCTGTGAGTAAAGGGAGCCAAAGTGTTCTGGATGTCAGCCCTATTCGCACACCAGGCGGTCCTGCAGTCACCCCCCGGCACGACTACACCACCTTCAGTTTCAGCAGCACTCCCTTCAAAGACCTGCCTCTGTTTAACTCACCCAGGGAGCTGCTCACATCGGCTCCCTCCAGAGTCGCCGGAGCAGCAGAGTCGCCTGTCAAACACCTCCCGAGCAGCTGCTCCAGAGAGCTGCTGCAGGGAGGAGCCAGCGCCCCAGCCAACCGCTCCATCACGGAGGGCCTCGTCCTGGATACCATGAACGACAGCCTGAGCAAGATTCTGGTGGACATTAGCTTCTCTGGTCTGGACGATGAGGACCTCGGCACAGCCAACATCAGCTGGTCTGAATTCCTCAATCAGTTTAAGTAG
- the rhno1 gene encoding RAD9, HUS1, RAD1-interacting nuclear orphan protein 1 — translation MPRKVSKTDKPALLFLEPPVCGARLHNVPEVRAALNPKDFFCETQTHSSSTLNSWVNPQFDSSAAAGPLGRQGRRKCLSATSILGSCSQLYRKNGVCKYPSLPFQTGSREQSHKPKSTRTKKAAECTVVSNVRNQPRESRQSKRTVSSAQSSAPSAPKNQLSTIRKKNVETFSDGAVSGARCLEQPETPPAEVIESCRIPADGPSTPASDYFSNTEVGNVGPPPDVDTPKIRQEGGSCPYWLLAQPPTPPCNPLPDILVADTPERDYGVKVTWRRRRGLMLMFKERGHLSESDVLINC, via the exons ATGCCCCGCAAAGTTTCAAAGACAGACAAACCTGCCCTGCTATTCCTGGAGCCGCCTGTGTGTGGCGCCAGACTCCATAATGTGCCCGAAGTCCGAGCTGCACTCAATCCCAAAGACTTTTTCTGTGAGACACAAACACATAGCAGCTCAACTCTTAATTCCTGG GTAAACCCACAATTTGAcagttctgctgcagctggaccTCTGGGGAGGCAGGGGAGGAGAAAATGCCTGTCTGCTACAAGCATCCTTGGTAGTTGCAGTCAGTTGTACAGAAAGAACGGTGTGTGTAAATACCCCTCACTGCCATTTCAGACCGGGTCACGAGAGCAGTCGCATAAACCAAAGAGCACACGCACGAAGAAAGCGGCAGAGTGCACTGTCGTGTCTAATGTCAGAAATCAACCACGGGAGTCGCGCCAAAGCAAAAGGACCGTTTCAAGTGCACAGAGCAGTGCACCAAGTGCACCAAAGAATCAGTTGTCCACAATCAGGAAAAAGAATGTGGAAACTTTTTCAGATGGTGCTGTGTCCGGTGCCAGGTGTTTGGAGCAACCTGAAACACCACCTGCAGAAGTAATCGAGAGTTGCAGGATTCCAGCAGATGGTCCCTCAACACCTGCCTCTGACTATTTTAGCAACACTGAGGTCGGCAATGTAGGCCCACCGCCTGATGTGGACACTCCAAAAATAAGGCAGGAAGGAGGCAGTTGTCCCTACTGGCTACTGGCTCAGCCGCCTACACCACCATGTAATCCACTACCTGACATATTGGTAGCCGATACACCAGAGAGAGATTATGGGGTGAAGGTGAcatggaggaggagaaggggtTTGATGTTGATGTTCAAAGAGAGGGGCCACCTTTCTGAGTCAGATGTGTTAATTAATTGTTga
- the LOC142385234 gene encoding cystine/glutamate transporter isoform X2, producing the protein MEDTQRKKEQEGEKADVEVVHLRREIGLLPAASFIIGTVVGSGIFIAPKGVLMNSGSVGLSLLVWALCGILSLFGALCYAELGTTFTKSGGHYTYLLETLGPLPAFLRLWVEFLFIRPAVASYVSLAFGRYVVEPFFAPCAAPTVLIKLVSILGVRKTENFQNGFEVDSLKLDRLPLAFYNGLYAYGGWFYLNFVTEEVINPNRNLPLAIICSMVAVTVFYVLVNVAYYTMMTPAELLLSDAVAVTFANRALQGMASVIPILVALSCLGALNGGFFGSPRMLFVGAREGHWPQIFSMIHIRRHTPLPAVLFLYPLVVLMLITGEIYQLINFASFSRWFFIALATLGMLIHRYRFPHHPRPFKVPLVIAVTFTVVCFFIVGLSLYSDPWNTGQSCALTLTGVPVYYVTIYRFRLPRRWRHIFNYCSKQLQILLEVARQEVQTY; encoded by the exons ATGGAGGATacacagagaaagaaagagcaAGAGGGCGAGAAGGCAGATGTGGAGGTGGTGCACCTTCGAAGGGAGATCGGGCTGCTGCCTGCTGCGTCCTTCATCATCGGGACAGTGGTGGGCAGTGGGATCTTCATCGCTCCAAAGGGAGTCTTGATGAACAGTGGCAGTGTGGGGCTTTCTCTGCTGGTGTGGGCGCTGTGTGGCATCCTCTCTTTGTTTG GGGCCCTGTGCTATGCTGAACTGGGTACCACTTTTACAAAATCCGGGGGCCACTACACTTACCTCCTGGAGACACTGGGGCCCCTTCCTGCTTTTCTGCGACTCTGGGTTGAGTTCTTGTTCATCAG ACCAGCTGTGGCTTCTTATGTGTCCCTGGCTTTTGGGCGTTATGTGGTCGAGCCGTTCTTTGCACCCTGTGCTGCTCCCACGGTGCTCATCAAACTCGTCAGTATCCTCGGAGTGA GAAAGACAGAAAATTTCCAGAACGGTTTTGAGGTTGACTCATTAAAACTGGACAGGTTGCCACTGGCCTTCTATAACGGCCTATATGCTTATGGTGGATG gTTTTATCTGAACTTTGTCACAGAGGAGGTTATAAACCCAAACAG AAACCTCCCGCTGGCAATAATCTGCTCCATGGTGGCAGTGACAGTCTTCTATGTGCTTGTTAATGTGGCCTACTACACCATGATGACAcctgctgagctgctgctgtccGATGCTGTGGCCGTG ACGTTTGCCAATCGTGCTCTTCAGGGAATGGCCTCTGTAATTCCCATTCTCGTGGCCTTATCTTGCCTCGGAGCGCTTAACGGTGGCTTCTTTGGGTCACCCAG GATGCTGTTTGTGGGCGCCAGGGAGGGCCACTGGCCACAGATCTTCTCCATGATTCATATCCGCAGACACACACCTTTACCTGCTGTGCTTTTCCTG TACCCTCTGGTGGTGTTGATGCTTATCACCGGAGAGATCTACCAACTCATCAACTTTGCCTCCTTTTCTCGCTGGTTTTTCATCGCCTTGGCAACCTTAGGCATGCTCATCCACAGATATCGTTTCCCTCATCACCCAAGGCCTTTCAAG GTGCCCTTGGTCATCGCCGTCACCTTCACAGTGGTTTGCTTCTTCATCGTGGGGCTCTCGCTTTACTCGGACCCCTGGAACACAGGACAAAGCTGCGCTCTCACTCTGACCGGGGTGCCAGTTTACTATGTGACCATCTATCGCTTTCGGCTGCCCCGGAGGTGGAGGCACATTTTCA ACTATTGCAGCAAGCAGCTGCAGATCCTTCTGGAAGTGGCTCGACAGGAAGTCCAGACGTACTGA